The Desulfovibrio sp. Huiquan2017 genome includes a window with the following:
- a CDS encoding HlyD family secretion protein gives MTNENPNNDAAAAEKPAGARRRLKSRKMLFFLGLAAIVLAVVLGYPLYLGIMSHESTDDAFVEAHVVSMSPRVAGHVARVPVHDNQWVEKGELLVQVDPRTFEVALDIARARLQSAKAAMEEAEAEVAAARSLMAQRAAALSSNRAAMAQARAGVQEYTAGHDRDENDFKRMDEMVEAGAVSRQEYDHARAQAAVSRAKLQSAKKNIDTQSAQIRQAQASAQAAGDGLRQAQAAVEQRQAEAREAEAQVRQAELDLSYTRITAPCAGFVTKKSVEPGAYVQVGQKLLSVVSRDVWVVANFKETQISGMRPGQPVDIEVDAYPGVDIKGHVDSIQRGTGSRFTLLPPENATGNFIKVVQRVPVKIVLDRPNGEDGRLLAPGMSVIPRVNVAVQSDDNRSACAEQTRATAVQ, from the coding sequence ATGACGAACGAGAATCCGAACAACGACGCCGCGGCGGCGGAAAAGCCTGCCGGGGCGCGCCGCCGACTGAAATCCCGGAAAATGTTGTTTTTCCTGGGCTTGGCGGCCATTGTCCTGGCCGTGGTCCTGGGCTACCCCCTGTATTTGGGGATCATGTCCCACGAGTCCACGGACGACGCCTTTGTCGAGGCTCATGTGGTCTCCATGAGCCCCCGCGTGGCCGGACACGTGGCCCGGGTGCCGGTGCACGACAACCAATGGGTGGAGAAGGGCGAGCTTTTGGTTCAGGTGGACCCGCGCACCTTCGAGGTGGCCCTGGACATCGCCCGGGCGCGGCTCCAGTCCGCTAAGGCGGCCATGGAAGAGGCCGAGGCGGAAGTTGCGGCGGCCCGGTCCCTGATGGCGCAGCGCGCCGCCGCCCTGTCCTCCAACCGCGCGGCCATGGCCCAGGCCCGGGCCGGGGTGCAGGAGTACACCGCAGGGCACGACCGCGACGAGAACGATTTCAAGCGCATGGACGAGATGGTCGAGGCCGGGGCCGTGTCCCGCCAGGAGTACGACCATGCCCGCGCTCAGGCGGCCGTGTCGCGGGCCAAGCTCCAGTCCGCCAAAAAGAATATCGACACCCAGTCGGCCCAGATCCGCCAGGCCCAGGCTTCCGCCCAGGCCGCCGGGGACGGGTTGCGCCAGGCCCAGGCCGCCGTGGAGCAGCGGCAGGCTGAGGCCCGCGAGGCCGAAGCCCAGGTCCGCCAAGCCGAGCTTGATCTGTCCTACACCCGGATAACCGCCCCATGCGCGGGCTTTGTGACCAAGAAATCCGTGGAGCCGGGAGCCTATGTCCAAGTGGGCCAGAAACTCCTGTCCGTGGTCAGTCGCGACGTCTGGGTGGTGGCCAACTTCAAGGAGACCCAGATTTCCGGCATGCGGCCCGGCCAGCCCGTGGACATCGAAGTGGACGCCTATCCCGGCGTGGACATCAAGGGCCACGTGGACTCCATCCAGCGGGGCACGGGCTCGCGCTTCACCCTGCTGCCGCCCGAGAACGCCACCGGCAATTTCATCAAGGTGGTCCAGCGCGTGCCGGTCAAGATCGTCCTCGACCGGCCCAACGGCGAGGACGGCCGCCTGCTCGCGCCCGGCATGTCCGTGATCCCCCGCGTGAACGTGGCCGTCCAGAGTGACGATAACCGGTCGGCATGCGCCGAACAGACCCGCGCAACCGCCGTGCAATAG
- the ybaK gene encoding Cys-tRNA(Pro) deacylase encodes MTPAINAAKKAKIQYTVHEYEHDPAAPSFGVEAAEKLGVPPERVFKTLVVDAGGKLAVAVVPVLLKLDLKSMAKALGAKKAAMAEVKVVERTTGYVVGGVSPLGQKKRLPTVIDESAGECPTLFVSGGRRGLDIELAPADLAGLTRASFAPIAR; translated from the coding sequence ATGACGCCAGCCATCAACGCGGCCAAGAAGGCCAAGATCCAGTACACGGTCCACGAATACGAACACGATCCCGCGGCCCCGTCCTTCGGGGTGGAGGCGGCCGAAAAGCTCGGCGTGCCTCCCGAGCGGGTCTTCAAGACCCTGGTGGTGGATGCGGGCGGCAAACTCGCCGTGGCCGTGGTGCCGGTCCTGCTCAAGCTCGATCTCAAGTCCATGGCCAAGGCCCTGGGGGCCAAGAAGGCGGCCATGGCCGAGGTCAAGGTGGTCGAACGGACCACCGGCTACGTGGTCGGCGGGGTCTCCCCGCTGGGCCAGAAGAAGCGGCTGCCCACGGTCATCGACGAATCCGCCGGAGAGTGTCCTACCCTGTTCGTCAGCGGCGGCAGGCGGGGACTCGACATCGAACTGGCCCCTGCCGACCTGGCCGGGCTGACCAGGGCGTCCTTCGCTCCCATCGCCCGCTAG
- a CDS encoding HAMP domain-containing sensor histidine kinase: protein MVRPNLRHTIILGIAIFTLAFGCIALLSLSNLNRLQEAVLLVERADDLRNLILEIRREEKNFFLYQDAALFSVGRENLNRAGTILDELSGEIAKLHGKAHGTDLARGMKEYGEWLARLSAATVNVGEDSAAAHALRETGQNLVEHSRAIAELERDNILNINQRLRMTLFISMGVVALVVLALVFFVSKAILGPLTQVQAATRRIAQGTFVPLAVREDGDEIQQVFVALNSMVEELKKRQTQLVQAQKLSSIGTLASGIAHQLNNPLNNISTSAQILEEETKGQNEFADKMMRNIIQETLRARDIVKGLLEFSRHKDFSPAPCNLKEVLKSAVRLVSGQLGPRIAVDIRVPDDVTLYLDRQRFQEALLNLIINSIQAIGDAEGTIRIETSRETDHKVLTLSDNGPGMSPDTLQRIFDPFFSTKEVGQGTGLGLYIVYGIIEEHRGTIRVDSTPGQGTAFTIKLPLEPEENA from the coding sequence ATGGTCAGACCCAACCTGAGACACACCATCATACTCGGCATAGCCATCTTCACCCTGGCCTTCGGTTGCATCGCCTTGCTCTCCCTGTCCAACCTGAACAGGCTCCAGGAGGCCGTCCTTCTGGTCGAGCGGGCTGACGATCTGCGCAACCTCATTCTCGAAATCCGGCGCGAGGAAAAGAACTTCTTCCTGTACCAGGACGCCGCCCTGTTCTCCGTGGGCCGCGAAAATCTCAACCGGGCCGGGACCATCCTCGACGAACTGTCCGGCGAAATCGCCAAGCTCCACGGCAAGGCGCACGGCACGGACCTGGCCCGGGGCATGAAGGAATACGGCGAATGGCTGGCCCGGCTCAGCGCGGCCACGGTAAACGTCGGCGAAGACAGCGCGGCGGCCCACGCACTGCGCGAGACCGGACAAAACCTGGTGGAGCACTCCCGGGCCATCGCCGAGCTGGAACGCGACAACATCCTGAACATCAATCAGCGGCTGCGCATGACCCTGTTCATTTCCATGGGCGTGGTGGCCCTGGTGGTCCTGGCCTTGGTCTTCTTCGTGTCCAAGGCCATCCTCGGACCGCTGACCCAGGTGCAGGCGGCCACGCGGCGCATCGCCCAGGGGACCTTCGTGCCCCTGGCCGTGCGCGAGGACGGCGATGAAATCCAACAGGTCTTCGTGGCCCTGAACTCCATGGTCGAGGAGCTGAAAAAACGCCAGACCCAACTGGTCCAGGCCCAAAAGCTGTCGTCCATCGGCACGCTGGCCTCGGGCATCGCCCATCAGTTGAACAACCCGCTGAACAACATCTCCACTTCAGCCCAGATCCTCGAAGAGGAAACCAAGGGGCAGAACGAATTCGCGGACAAGATGATGCGCAACATCATCCAGGAGACCCTGCGCGCCCGGGACATCGTCAAGGGATTGCTCGAATTTTCCCGGCATAAGGATTTTTCGCCCGCGCCGTGCAATCTCAAGGAGGTGCTGAAAAGCGCCGTGCGGCTGGTCTCGGGGCAGCTCGGACCACGCATCGCCGTGGACATCCGCGTACCGGACGACGTGACCCTGTATCTGGACCGGCAGCGTTTCCAGGAAGCCCTGCTCAACCTGATCATCAATTCCATCCAGGCCATCGGCGACGCCGAGGGAACCATCCGCATCGAGACCTCGCGGGAGACGGACCACAAGGTCCTGACCCTTTCCGACAACGGGCCGGGCATGTCCCCGGATACCCTGCAACGCATCTTCGACCCGTTCTTCTCCACCAAGGAAGTGGGGCAGGGAACGGGACTGGGCCTGTACATCGTCTACGGCATCATCGAGGAGCACCGGGGCACCATCCGGGTGGACTCCACCCCCGGCCAGGGGACCGCCTTCACCATCAAACTGCCCCTTGAGCCCGAGGAGAACGCATGA
- a CDS encoding TetR/AcrR family transcriptional regulator, with amino-acid sequence MKKEDNEKEQRILDTAAELFSRRPFHKVLLSDVARVAAVGKGTLYLYFKSKEDLYFAVLFREFSSLIESMRRFLDESDLPPDEELTGVIRILAEHIYARAFNLELVGFVVTCPVTDEWKRLRADLWGLFESIIRRGVAQGLFRDEDPALTPRYISGMIRAVCLFAPEGAELDGLCRHAGNFVLRGLCVGR; translated from the coding sequence ATGAAGAAAGAAGACAACGAAAAGGAACAACGCATCCTGGACACGGCGGCGGAGCTGTTTTCGCGCCGCCCGTTCCACAAGGTCCTGTTGAGCGACGTGGCCCGCGTGGCCGCCGTGGGCAAGGGGACCCTGTATCTTTACTTCAAGAGCAAGGAAGATCTCTACTTCGCGGTCCTGTTCCGGGAGTTTTCCTCCCTGATCGAGTCCATGCGCCGCTTTCTGGACGAGAGCGACCTGCCCCCGGATGAAGAACTGACCGGCGTGATCCGTATTTTGGCCGAGCACATTTACGCCCGGGCCTTCAATCTCGAACTTGTCGGTTTCGTGGTCACCTGCCCCGTGACCGACGAATGGAAGCGGTTGCGCGCTGATCTGTGGGGCCTGTTCGAGAGCATCATCCGGCGCGGCGTCGCCCAGGGGCTGTTCCGCGACGAGGATCCGGCCCTGACGCCCCGGTACATCTCCGGGATGATCCGGGCGGTCTGCCTGTTCGCCCCCGAAGGAGCCGAACTGGACGGGCTGTGCCGTCACGCGGGGAACTTTGTCCTGCGCGGGCTCTGCGTGGGGCGCTGA
- a CDS encoding S16 family serine protease produces MGWFGKRKSSVPREAEPVAAQPPETRPAAPPARAHDSLREQVESAGLPPEILETARIECDRLDSVDPASPEYAISLNFLEVILSLPWNTATRDNLDLARAEEVLNARHYGLQRVKDRILEFLAVKSLCARRNPRILLVDDELIARENLTIVFQADGYEVEAVGNGIEAVASMEREPANIVVSDLKMDGMDGMELLQVLRKRWPDTKVIMITGYATVKTAVDAMRRGADQYLGKPVNLTKLRRYVAELWEQSLRAQHLRGFVLCFTGPPGMGKTSIGKAIAEALGRKFMRLSLAGLRDEAELRGHRRTYVGAMPGRIIQGLRKAGTRNPVIMLDEVDKAVQDFQGDATSVLLEMLDAEQNTAFVDHYLGLPFDLSGALFICTANGVERLPAPLRDRLEVIEFPSYTPGEKLQIATRYLIPEVLAQHGLDEKLVTFPDETVTRLIAGYARESGLRKLRQQAASLCRKLAKRVLAEGAGAITVDPVMLQEMLGAPPYTSTPAQTAPKVGLATSLVWTEIGGEIIFVEAARMRGSKQLILTGSLGEVLRESAQTALSYCRSHAAAFGIDPEFYAVSDIHVHIPAGAVSKEGPSAGVAITIALLSLLTGRPVRQDVASTGELSLLGEVLPVGGIREKLMAARSAGIPVVILPRGCEAGVKSIEDEVVEGLDIRFVSTMEEAADIALCGTAIPGGNA; encoded by the coding sequence ATGGGCTGGTTCGGCAAACGAAAGTCTTCCGTTCCCCGGGAAGCGGAGCCCGTCGCGGCGCAACCTCCCGAGACGCGGCCCGCCGCGCCTCCGGCCCGGGCTCACGATTCCCTGCGGGAGCAGGTGGAATCCGCCGGGTTGCCGCCGGAAATCCTGGAGACGGCCCGGATCGAGTGCGACCGCCTGGACAGTGTGGACCCGGCCTCGCCCGAGTACGCCATCAGCCTGAATTTTCTCGAAGTCATTCTCTCCCTGCCGTGGAATACGGCCACCCGCGACAACCTGGACCTCGCCCGAGCCGAGGAGGTCCTGAACGCCCGTCATTACGGATTGCAACGGGTCAAGGACCGCATCCTGGAGTTCCTGGCGGTCAAGAGCCTGTGCGCCCGGCGCAATCCGCGCATCCTTTTGGTGGACGACGAACTTATCGCCCGCGAGAACCTGACCATCGTATTTCAGGCCGACGGCTACGAGGTGGAGGCCGTGGGCAACGGGATCGAGGCCGTGGCCTCCATGGAGCGCGAACCGGCCAACATCGTGGTTTCGGACCTCAAGATGGACGGCATGGACGGCATGGAGCTGCTCCAGGTCCTGCGCAAGCGCTGGCCCGACACCAAGGTCATCATGATCACCGGTTACGCCACGGTGAAAACCGCCGTGGACGCCATGCGCCGCGGCGCGGACCAGTACCTGGGCAAGCCGGTCAACCTGACCAAGCTGCGCCGGTATGTGGCCGAACTGTGGGAGCAGAGCCTGCGGGCCCAGCATCTGCGCGGCTTTGTGCTTTGTTTCACGGGTCCTCCGGGCATGGGCAAGACCTCCATCGGCAAGGCCATCGCCGAGGCCCTGGGACGCAAGTTCATGCGCCTGTCTCTGGCCGGGTTGCGCGACGAGGCCGAATTGCGCGGCCATCGGCGGACCTATGTCGGGGCCATGCCCGGCCGGATCATTCAGGGGCTGCGCAAGGCCGGTACCCGCAATCCGGTGATCATGCTCGACGAAGTGGACAAGGCGGTCCAGGATTTTCAAGGCGACGCCACCTCGGTCCTGCTGGAGATGCTCGACGCCGAACAGAACACCGCCTTCGTGGATCACTACCTGGGGCTGCCTTTCGACCTGTCGGGGGCATTGTTCATCTGCACGGCCAACGGGGTGGAGCGCCTCCCGGCCCCGCTGCGCGACCGGCTGGAGGTCATCGAGTTCCCCAGCTACACGCCCGGGGAGAAGTTGCAGATTGCAACCCGCTACCTCATCCCCGAGGTCCTGGCCCAACATGGGCTGGACGAGAAGCTGGTGACCTTCCCGGACGAAACCGTGACCCGGCTCATTGCCGGGTACGCCCGTGAATCCGGGCTGCGCAAGCTCCGGCAGCAGGCCGCTTCGCTGTGCCGCAAATTGGCCAAACGGGTCCTGGCCGAGGGGGCGGGCGCGATTACCGTTGATCCGGTCATGCTCCAGGAGATGCTCGGGGCGCCGCCCTACACCTCCACCCCGGCCCAGACCGCGCCCAAGGTAGGCCTGGCCACCAGCCTGGTCTGGACCGAGATCGGCGGGGAGATCATTTTCGTCGAGGCGGCCCGCATGCGGGGCAGCAAGCAACTCATTTTAACAGGTTCCCTGGGCGAGGTCCTGCGCGAGTCGGCCCAGACCGCCCTCAGTTATTGCCGCAGCCACGCGGCGGCCTTTGGCATCGACCCGGAATTCTACGCCGTTTCGGACATTCACGTACACATCCCGGCGGGCGCGGTCTCCAAGGAGGGGCCGAGTGCGGGCGTGGCCATCACCATCGCGCTGCTCTCCCTGCTTACCGGCCGACCGGTACGCCAGGACGTGGCTTCCACCGGGGAGTTGTCGCTGCTCGGCGAGGTCCTGCCCGTGGGCGGCATCCGCGAAAAGCTCATGGCCGCAAGGAGCGCGGGCATACCCGTGGTCATCCTGCCGCGCGGTTGCGAAGCCGGGGTGAAGTCCATCGAGGACGAAGTGGTCGAGGGGCTGGACATCCGTTTCGTTTCGACCATGGAGGAGGCCGCGGACATCGCCCTGTGCGGGACGGCTATTCCAGGTGGTAACGCTTGA
- a CDS encoding sigma-54 dependent transcriptional regulator, giving the protein MTAASILVIEDERIARENLTHVLTGSGYTVTAIASAEEGLRELDKKEFDLVITDLMLPGMDGIQMLEHIRAHHPLTIVIVVTGHATVANAVKAMQKGAHSYIAKPLKLDELRLQVERALEQHALSVEVRRLREIIAQGKRDLPLVGESDAFVQLKKDVRQLAQMNCNVLIQGETGTGKELVAQGIHMLSARSNERFMAINCGTFTAELMDKELFGHEKEAFTGANRGQKGILEAADGGTVFFDEIGELPLNMQVKLLRVLQERNFLRVGGTKEVPVDIRVIAATNCDLHELVEKGEFRQDLYYRLNVVTLHAPPLREHREDIPILIGHFLEKHRQPGQTINAIDQDTLDILMSYPFPGNVRELENIVQRALALGQGTTFTPELLPVEIAQTETKAPLPTLEDMEKAYIRKVLASSAGNKTQAARILGIDRVSLWRKIKRYHLE; this is encoded by the coding sequence ATGACCGCCGCGTCCATTCTGGTCATCGAAGACGAACGCATCGCCCGCGAGAACCTGACCCACGTCCTGACCGGAAGCGGGTACACGGTCACGGCCATAGCCTCGGCCGAAGAGGGGCTGCGCGAGCTGGACAAGAAGGAGTTCGACCTGGTCATCACCGACCTGATGCTGCCCGGCATGGACGGCATCCAGATGCTCGAACACATCCGCGCACACCACCCCCTGACCATCGTCATCGTGGTCACGGGCCACGCCACCGTGGCCAATGCGGTCAAGGCCATGCAGAAGGGAGCGCATTCCTACATCGCCAAGCCGCTCAAGCTCGACGAATTGCGCCTCCAGGTGGAACGCGCCCTGGAGCAGCACGCCCTGTCCGTGGAGGTCCGGCGGCTGCGGGAGATCATCGCCCAAGGCAAACGGGACCTGCCCCTGGTGGGCGAGAGCGACGCCTTCGTGCAACTCAAGAAGGACGTCCGCCAACTGGCCCAGATGAACTGCAACGTGCTCATCCAGGGCGAGACCGGCACCGGCAAGGAGCTGGTCGCCCAGGGCATCCACATGCTCTCGGCGCGATCAAACGAGCGGTTCATGGCCATCAACTGCGGGACCTTCACGGCCGAACTCATGGACAAAGAGCTGTTCGGCCACGAAAAGGAGGCCTTCACCGGGGCCAACCGGGGCCAGAAGGGCATCCTGGAAGCCGCCGACGGCGGCACGGTATTTTTCGACGAGATCGGCGAACTGCCGCTGAACATGCAGGTCAAACTGCTGCGGGTGTTGCAGGAACGCAATTTCCTGCGCGTGGGCGGGACAAAGGAAGTCCCGGTGGACATCCGGGTCATCGCGGCCACCAACTGCGACCTGCACGAACTGGTGGAAAAAGGCGAATTCCGCCAGGACCTCTACTACCGGCTGAACGTGGTCACCCTGCACGCCCCGCCGCTCCGGGAGCACAGGGAAGACATCCCCATCCTCATTGGACACTTCCTGGAAAAACACCGCCAGCCGGGCCAGACCATCAACGCCATCGACCAGGACACCCTGGACATCCTCATGTCCTACCCGTTCCCGGGCAACGTGCGCGAACTGGAGAACATCGTCCAGCGGGCGCTGGCCCTGGGCCAAGGCACCACCTTCACCCCGGAGCTGCTGCCCGTCGAGATCGCCCAGACCGAGACCAAGGCCCCGCTCCCCACCCTGGAAGACATGGAGAAAGCCTACATCCGGAAGGTCCTGGCCTCATCGGCCGGGAACAAGACGCAGGCCGCGCGCATCCTGGGCATCGACCGCGTGTCCCTATGGCGCAAGATCAAGCGTTACCACCTGGAATAG
- a CDS encoding DHA2 family efflux MFS transporter permease subunit, with the protein MRRTDPRNRRAIAMNRYRDPELMAPAERWTIAFTVVFGAFMSVMDTSVVNVSMPHMMGSFGTDLSAITWVATSYSIAEIIMVTMSGWWSALLGRKNFYLLSFALFTIGSILCGTATSFPQMIVYRIIQGIGGGALIPVSQAILRETFPPAQQGMAMALYGMGVVLAPALGPICGGWLTDAWGWPWIFYINVPVCALGMLLTMRFVHDPPFLRRGIRSVDWLGIGLLTVCLTGMQVVLERGNDEQWFESPMIIWWTAATVVSLLILIFWELRSDEPVVNFRVLKDRNLVLGSVMGLVFGISLFGTTFVLPQFTQKILGYPAFESGLVLAPRALVLLLFMPLAGWAFQRVGAKPLLFAGIGVIGLAYYELMQLSTTAGYLDLIPPLIIMGIGMPFMFVPLSTVSLISVDKSLITDASSIYTLTRRVGGNIGYSLAAVLLDRGVAIHRVYLTDHISDLSQTTQDYLAQSVQILLAKGMGAAQALPLALGLLEKKVLRQATMLAYNDISFAFGCLFFVLVPMVFLMPGRAVIRALTGGGKK; encoded by the coding sequence ATGCGCCGAACAGACCCGCGCAACCGCCGTGCAATAGCCATGAATCGGTACAGGGACCCGGAGCTCATGGCTCCGGCCGAGCGATGGACCATTGCCTTCACCGTGGTCTTCGGGGCCTTTATGTCCGTCATGGACACCAGCGTGGTCAACGTGTCCATGCCCCACATGATGGGCAGCTTCGGCACGGACCTGTCGGCCATCACCTGGGTGGCTACCAGCTATTCCATCGCCGAGATTATCATGGTGACCATGTCCGGCTGGTGGAGCGCGCTCCTCGGGCGCAAGAACTTCTACCTGCTCTCGTTCGCCCTGTTCACCATAGGCTCCATCCTTTGCGGCACAGCCACCAGCTTTCCCCAGATGATCGTCTACCGGATCATCCAGGGCATCGGCGGCGGGGCGCTCATCCCGGTGTCCCAGGCCATCCTGCGCGAGACCTTTCCCCCGGCCCAGCAGGGCATGGCCATGGCCCTGTACGGCATGGGCGTGGTCCTGGCCCCGGCGCTGGGGCCCATCTGCGGCGGCTGGCTGACCGACGCCTGGGGCTGGCCGTGGATATTCTACATCAACGTGCCCGTCTGCGCCCTGGGCATGCTCCTGACCATGCGTTTTGTGCATGATCCGCCGTTTTTGCGGCGTGGCATCCGTTCCGTGGACTGGCTCGGCATCGGGTTGCTGACCGTCTGTCTGACCGGCATGCAGGTGGTCCTGGAACGGGGCAACGACGAGCAGTGGTTCGAATCCCCCATGATCATCTGGTGGACCGCGGCCACGGTCGTCTCCCTGCTCATCCTGATTTTCTGGGAGCTGCGGAGCGACGAGCCTGTGGTCAACTTTCGCGTGCTCAAGGACCGCAACCTGGTGCTCGGCTCGGTCATGGGCCTGGTCTTCGGCATATCCCTGTTCGGGACCACCTTCGTCCTGCCCCAGTTCACCCAGAAGATCCTCGGCTACCCGGCCTTCGAATCCGGCCTGGTCCTGGCTCCGCGCGCCCTGGTCCTGCTTCTGTTCATGCCGCTCGCGGGCTGGGCCTTCCAGCGGGTGGGTGCCAAGCCGCTGCTCTTTGCGGGCATCGGGGTCATCGGCCTGGCCTATTACGAACTCATGCAGCTCTCGACCACAGCCGGGTATCTGGACCTTATCCCGCCTCTGATCATCATGGGCATCGGCATGCCGTTCATGTTCGTGCCCCTGTCCACGGTGTCTCTGATCTCGGTGGACAAGAGCCTGATCACGGACGCATCCAGCATCTACACCCTGACCCGGCGGGTGGGCGGCAACATCGGTTACAGCCTGGCCGCCGTGCTGCTGGATCGAGGGGTGGCCATCCACCGCGTCTACCTGACCGACCACATCAGCGACCTGAGCCAGACGACCCAGGATTATCTGGCCCAATCGGTCCAGATCCTGCTGGCCAAGGGCATGGGCGCGGCCCAGGCCCTGCCGCTGGCCTTGGGGTTGCTCGAAAAGAAAGTCCTTCGCCAGGCCACCATGCTGGCCTACAACGACATTTCCTTCGCCTTCGGCTGCCTGTTCTTCGTGCTCGTGCCCATGGTTTTCCTCATGCCCGGCCGGGCGGTCATCCGGGCCCTGACCGGCGGGGGGAAAAAATGA
- a CDS encoding universal stress protein translates to MKTFFKRITGTRRQSVTPAPAVVAAAGCGCRERQQCKILIVSKGQEFSRGIADYAVDMACKTRSSLVALNIDESGRDFAGFRSQAERNIEYFNKKAADAGLTFRHEIQQGDENAIVARMHEKDPSFRYVMDDSAAVCKNRSSIPVYTRATLRAR, encoded by the coding sequence ATGAAGACATTTTTCAAGCGCATCACCGGCACCCGTCGTCAATCCGTGACCCCCGCGCCCGCCGTCGTGGCCGCTGCCGGCTGTGGTTGCCGCGAACGGCAACAATGCAAAATACTCATCGTCAGCAAAGGGCAGGAGTTCTCCCGAGGCATCGCCGACTACGCCGTGGACATGGCCTGCAAGACCCGCAGCTCCCTGGTGGCCCTGAACATAGACGAGTCCGGACGGGACTTCGCCGGGTTCCGCAGCCAGGCCGAACGCAACATAGAATACTTCAATAAGAAGGCGGCCGACGCGGGCCTGACCTTCCGCCACGAGATCCAGCAGGGAGACGAGAACGCCATCGTCGCCCGGATGCACGAAAAAGACCCCAGCTTCCGTTACGTCATGGACGACTCCGCAGCCGTCTGCAAGAACAGGAGCAGTATTCCCGTGTACACCCGAGCTACGTTGCGGGCGAGATAA